In a genomic window of Babylonia areolata isolate BAREFJ2019XMU chromosome 3, ASM4173473v1, whole genome shotgun sequence:
- the LOC143280685 gene encoding uncharacterized protein LOC143280685 encodes MPRHAGKKFRTVFAFGKKKRKRKITTQAEKKSAETATDLAVPSTSTGVSESTPLLSSKRKLDVFTRKHVCTGDSDSSSDEEPPSKKSASVPEVQLRSGQPQSSQNIIVDVSTLDCLVSSVHCGKCISKVSVFEDETKRMGSACSLEVRCVSCGAVIPGTQTMTSLKTGTVFTGFDINRRLVAAASATGIGYTQLCRFFGMVNMPRPMHQKTWLHYQKKYSEGASRAASTHLQDAAHHVREAYAEMGLGQPSDDGCLDISVSFDGSWHRRGRTSHNGIATVIEIFSGLILDYAVLSNYCQACEQGPAEDDPGYAEWWEKHEPDCQKNCSCSSAAMETQAAVIMFGRSVELHNFRYKHLLGDGDAKAHAAVNESAPYGDGFLVEKIECVNHVTKRMGTALRNLVEKQKAIKQPIGGRGKLTEKRIKQLTNYYGRAIKDHAGDLSKMEQAVWASFFHTISTDDDPHHLRCPAGKDSWCFFRRAEANNQPPRPHTNPLPRDLVDALVPVYKRLGDPQLLERCLAGKTQNSNESFHSMVWRTCPKERWAGLRTVHSAVAVCVQRYNKGSTALLDVLAELDLVAGSNAEMFAEKSDMLRVKTATRKSSDRAKQKRKKIETVRRQEREHRRADEGEVYAPGAF; translated from the exons ATGCCAAGACACGCTGGAAAGAAGTTTAGGACTGTCTTTGCATTcggcaaaaagaagagaaagcgaaagattacaacacaagctgaaaaaaagTCTGCTGAAACAGCGACCGACTTAGCGGTGCCTTCGACATCGACCGGCGTCAGTGAAAGCACGCCGCTTCTCAGTTCGAAGAGAAAATTGGACGTTTTCACCAGAAAACATGTGTGTACGGGTGACAGTGACTCCAGTTCAGACGAAGAACCACCgtcaaaaaaaagtgcatcagttCCCGAAGTACAACTTCGCTCGGGACAGCCACAGTCCTCACAGAACATCATCGTTGATGTGTCAACATTGGACTGCTTGGTGTCGTCAGTTCATTGTGGAAAATGCATATCAAAG gtctctgtatttgaagatgagacaaagaggatggggtcagcATGCAGtctggaggtgaggtgtgtttcCTGTGGCGCTGTGATTCCAGGGACACAGACCATGACATCGCTAAAGACGGGGACTGTCTTCACAGGTTTTGACATCAACCGTcgccttgttgctgctgcttctgcaactGGGATTGGCTACACCCAGCTATGCCGTTTTTTTGGTATGGTGAATATGCCACGACCCATGCACCAAAAAACATGGCTTCACTACCAAAAAAAATATAGTGAGGGTGCAAGCAGAGCAGCCAGCACACACCTGCAGGATGCAGCTCACCATGTGCGGGAAGCCTATGCAGAGATGGGTCTAGGTCAGCCATCAGATGATGGCTGCTtagacatctctgtctcttttgatgGCAGTTGGCATCGGAGAGGAAGGACTTCCCACAACGGAATTGCCACTGTCATCGAAATTTTTAGTGGACTTATCCTGGACTATGCTGTGCTGAGCAATTACTGCCAGGCTTGTGAACAAGGCCCTGCTGAAGACGATCCAGGATATGCTGAATGGTGGGAGAAACATGAACCCGACTGTCAAAAGAACTGCAGCTGTTCTTCTGCTGCCATGGAGACCCAAGCAGCTGTCATCATGTTTGGAAGGTCGGTGGAGCTGCACAACTTCAGATACAAGCATCTGCTTGGAGATGGGGATGCGAAGGCTCATGCTGCGGTCAATGAGTCAGCTCCATATGGCGATGGCTTTTTGGTGGAAAAGATTGAGTGCGTGAACCATGTCACGAAAAGGATGGGCACAGCGCTACGAAATCTAGTCGAAAAACAAAAAGCCATCAAGCAGCCcataggaggaagagggaagctgACAGAAAAAAGGATAAAGCAGCTCACCAACTACTATGGACGGGCTATAAAAGACCACGCAGGGGACCTCAGCAAAATGGAGCAGGCAGTGTGGGCATCATTTTTCCACACAATTAGCACCGATGATGATCCCCATCACCTGCGATGTCCAGCAGGAAAGGATTCCTGGTGTTTCTTTAGAAGAGCTGAGgccaacaaccaaccaccaagACCCCACACAAATCCCCTCCCACGTGACCTCGTTGATGCGCTTGTACCGGTCTACAAACGCCTTGGTGACCCCCAACTTTTGGAGCGCTGTCTGGCTGGAAAGACTCAAAATTCTAATGAGTCTTTCCATTCCATGGTGTGGAGGACATGTCCGAAGGAGCGATGGGCTGGCCTCCGTACAGTCCACTCTGCTGTGGCAGTCTGCGTTCAGCGATACAATAAGGGATCTACCGCCCTTCTGGATGTGCTTGCTGAACTGGATCTTGTGGCTGGGAGCAATGCAGAGATGTTTGCAGAGAAATCAGATATGCTCAGGGTCAAAACAGCAACCAGAAAATCCTctgacagagcaaaacaaaagaggaaaaaaattgaaactgtgaGACGTCAGGAACGTGAACATCGACGGGCAGATGAGGGAGAAGTATACGCCCCAGGAGCATTTTGA